A region from the Rhodamnia argentea isolate NSW1041297 chromosome 7, ASM2092103v1, whole genome shotgun sequence genome encodes:
- the LOC115746932 gene encoding GDSL esterase/lipase At4g10955: MAQRIPEETTKEETSVEGGEEAHPYAFHVSGPRNVSSPNWRDLLSSSWKDENYKRTVLACFIQAVYLLELDRQENRSEENALAPKWWLPFKYKLSQTLIDERDGSIFGAVLEWDRAAALADFILIRPSGAPRAVLALRGTLLKGPTIRRDIEDDLRFLTWESLKGSVRFNVALEASRSTAQSYGSNNVCIVGHSLGAGFALQVGKALAKEGIYVDAHLFNPPSFSLAMSLRNMGEKAGVTWRRLKSMFPSSSEQENQGSIDDSQTISESGLRGWMAQLNRSKTLNLGMKKWVPHLYVNNSDYICCHYTDPPGTEENGSDKENVSPGLMNAQQVAAKLFVMSKGKQKFLEAHGLEQWWSDGLELQLALTNNSKLINRQLKSLYSLPPPNPTPKKA; the protein is encoded by the exons ATGGCGCAGAGAATTCCAGAGGAGACGACGAAGGAGGAGACGTCTgtggaaggaggagaagaagctcATCCCTACGCGTTCCACGTATCTGGACCTCGCAATGTCTCCTCTCCCAACTGGAGAGACCTCCTCAGTTCCAGTTG GAAGGATGAGAATTACAAGAGAACAGTGCTCGCCTGCTTCATCCAAGCCGTCTACTTGCTCGAATTGGACAGACAAGAGAACCGGTCCGAGGAAAACGCACTCGCCCCCAAATGGTGGCTACCCTTCAAGTACAAGCTGTCCCAAACGCTAATCGACGAGAGAGATGGATCGATATTCGGCGCTGTGCTAGAATGGGATAGGGCCGCAGCACTAGCCGACTTCATACTGATCAGACCCAGCGGTGCGCCGAGAGCCGTGTTGGCCCTAAGAGGGACATTGCTCAAAGGCCCCACAATCCGCAGAGATATCGAAGATGACCTCCGGTTCCTCACTTGGGAAAGCCTGAAAGGCTCGGTCCGGTTTAACGTGGCTCTAGAGGCATCGAGATCGACGGCGCAGAGCTACGGGAGCAATAATGTGTGCATCGTGGGGCATTCGTTAGGAGCTGGTTTTGCATTGCAGGTGGGGAAAGCACTGGCGAAAGAGGGCATCTACGTGGATGCCCATTTGTTCAATCCGCCTTCGTTTTCTCTGGCTATGAGCCTAAGAAACATGGGAGAGAAAGCCGGGGTCACTTGGAGGAGGCTCAAGTCGATGTTCCCTTCTAGCAGCGAGCAAGAAAACCAGGGGAGCATTGACGATTCACAGACGATTTCCGAATCCGGTTTGAGGGGCTGGATGGCGCAATTGAATCGGAGCAAGACTCTGAATTTGGGAATGAAGAAATGGGTGCCTCACCTATATGTGAACAACAGTGACTACATCTGCTGTCATTACACCGATCCGCCTGGTACGGAAGAGAATGGCAGCGACAAGGAGAATGTCAGCCCAGGCCTGATGAACGCGCAGCAGGTGGCGGCGAAGCTGTTTGTGATGTCCAAGGGGAAGCAGAAGTTCCTCGAGGCGCATGGGCTCGAGCAGTGGTGGTCGGACGGGCTAGAGCTTCAGCTGGCCCTCACCAACAACAGCAAGCTCATCAACAGGCAGCTCAAGTCCCTGTACAGCCTCCCGCCTCCAAATCCAACGCCGAAAAAGGCCTAG
- the LOC115746905 gene encoding 3-hydroxyisobutyryl-CoA hydrolase-like protein 5 isoform X1 — protein sequence MLLNGYYGFSSVLFRFDHPQMAKEGMTQGEEVVLAEEIDHVRVITLNQPRKLNVISSRVVYLLAEYLERWEKDDKAQLVIIKGAGRAFSAGGDLKMFYDGKKSKDSCLEVVYRMYWLCYHIHTYKKVQVTLVNGISMGGGASLMVPMKFSVVTEKTVFATPEASIGFHTDCGFSYMLSHLPGWLGEYLALTGARLNGKELVAAGLATHFVSSEKLPELEKHLMSLKSGEENAVRSAIDEFAVEVQLDEESVLNKRAVIDECFSKDTVPDIIKSLECEASKDGNGWIGPVLKGLKRSSPTGLKMTLRSIREGRNQKLSECLRKEFRLTMNALRMVISEDVYEGIRAVTIDKDNSPKWDPPTLDKVEDHKIDLVFQPFQEDLELQIPEKEECRWSGKFESSPYPAMQTTNRTS from the exons ATGCTGCTCAATGGGTATTATGG ATTTTCCTCTGTCTTGTTTCGCTTTGATCACCCTCAAATGGCAAAAGAAGGGATGACCCAGGGCGAGGAG GTTGTTCTTGCGGAAGAAATTGATCATGTTAGGGTGATCACCTTAAACCAGCCCCGCAAATTGAATGTCATTTCATCTAGAGTG GTTTATCTGCTGGCTGAATACTTAGAGAGATGGGAGAAAGATGATAAGGCACAACTTGTGATCATCAAG GGGGCTGGTCGAGCTTTCTCTGCTGGTGGAGACTTGAAAATGTTCTACGATGGCAAAAAATCAA AGGATTCCTGCCTGGAAGTTGTCTATAGAATGTACTGGCTTTGTTATCACATCCATACCTACAAGAAAGTCCAG GTCACTCTTGTCAATGGAATATCAATGGGTGGAGGGGCATCTTTAATGGTTCCAATGAAGTTTTCAGTCGTCACAGAAAAGACG GTTTTTGCAACTCCAGAAGCGAGCATCGGGTTTCATACTGATTGCGGTTTCTCCTACATGCTTTCCCATCTGCCTGGATGGCTGG GGGAATACTTGGCTTTAACTGGTGCGAGGCTGAATGGCAAAGAATTGGTGGCAGCTGGGCTAGCAACTCACTTTGTCTCTTCTGAG AAACTTCCTGAGCTGGAGAAGCATCTGATGAGTTTGAAATCAGGGGAAGAGAATGCTGTCAGGTCTGCAATCGACGAATTTGCAGTAGAAGTTCAGCTTGATGAAGAGAGTGTCCTGAACAA GAGGGCAGTAATTGACGAGTGCTTTTCAAAGGATACTGTTCCAGATATCATAAAATCATTG GAATGCGAGGCAAGCAAAGATGGAAATGGGTGGATAGGACCAGTGCTCAAGGGGCTAAAGAGATCATCCCCTACAggactgaaaatgaccctaagATCG ATCCGCGAAGGCCGCAACCAAAAACTTTCTGAATGTTTGAGAAAGGAATTTAGACTAACAATGAACGCTCTACGAATGGTGATATCTGAAGATGTATATGAG GGAATCAGAGCTGTTACTATCGACAAGGACAATTCTCCCaag TGGGATCCACCGACTCTTGATAAAGTGGAAGACCACAAAATTGATCTCGTGTTCCAGCCATTCCAAGAGGATCTTGAGCTCCAGATCCCAGAAAAGGAAGAATGCAG GTGGTCCGGGAAATTTGAGAGCTCACCGTATCCAGCTATGCAAACGACGAACAGGACAAGTTGA
- the LOC115746905 gene encoding 3-hydroxyisobutyryl-CoA hydrolase-like protein 5 isoform X2, with translation MAKEGMTQGEEVVLAEEIDHVRVITLNQPRKLNVISSRVVYLLAEYLERWEKDDKAQLVIIKGAGRAFSAGGDLKMFYDGKKSKDSCLEVVYRMYWLCYHIHTYKKVQVTLVNGISMGGGASLMVPMKFSVVTEKTVFATPEASIGFHTDCGFSYMLSHLPGWLGEYLALTGARLNGKELVAAGLATHFVSSEKLPELEKHLMSLKSGEENAVRSAIDEFAVEVQLDEESVLNKRAVIDECFSKDTVPDIIKSLECEASKDGNGWIGPVLKGLKRSSPTGLKMTLRSIREGRNQKLSECLRKEFRLTMNALRMVISEDVYEGIRAVTIDKDNSPKWDPPTLDKVEDHKIDLVFQPFQEDLELQIPEKEECRWSGKFESSPYPAMQTTNRTS, from the exons ATGGCAAAAGAAGGGATGACCCAGGGCGAGGAG GTTGTTCTTGCGGAAGAAATTGATCATGTTAGGGTGATCACCTTAAACCAGCCCCGCAAATTGAATGTCATTTCATCTAGAGTG GTTTATCTGCTGGCTGAATACTTAGAGAGATGGGAGAAAGATGATAAGGCACAACTTGTGATCATCAAG GGGGCTGGTCGAGCTTTCTCTGCTGGTGGAGACTTGAAAATGTTCTACGATGGCAAAAAATCAA AGGATTCCTGCCTGGAAGTTGTCTATAGAATGTACTGGCTTTGTTATCACATCCATACCTACAAGAAAGTCCAG GTCACTCTTGTCAATGGAATATCAATGGGTGGAGGGGCATCTTTAATGGTTCCAATGAAGTTTTCAGTCGTCACAGAAAAGACG GTTTTTGCAACTCCAGAAGCGAGCATCGGGTTTCATACTGATTGCGGTTTCTCCTACATGCTTTCCCATCTGCCTGGATGGCTGG GGGAATACTTGGCTTTAACTGGTGCGAGGCTGAATGGCAAAGAATTGGTGGCAGCTGGGCTAGCAACTCACTTTGTCTCTTCTGAG AAACTTCCTGAGCTGGAGAAGCATCTGATGAGTTTGAAATCAGGGGAAGAGAATGCTGTCAGGTCTGCAATCGACGAATTTGCAGTAGAAGTTCAGCTTGATGAAGAGAGTGTCCTGAACAA GAGGGCAGTAATTGACGAGTGCTTTTCAAAGGATACTGTTCCAGATATCATAAAATCATTG GAATGCGAGGCAAGCAAAGATGGAAATGGGTGGATAGGACCAGTGCTCAAGGGGCTAAAGAGATCATCCCCTACAggactgaaaatgaccctaagATCG ATCCGCGAAGGCCGCAACCAAAAACTTTCTGAATGTTTGAGAAAGGAATTTAGACTAACAATGAACGCTCTACGAATGGTGATATCTGAAGATGTATATGAG GGAATCAGAGCTGTTACTATCGACAAGGACAATTCTCCCaag TGGGATCCACCGACTCTTGATAAAGTGGAAGACCACAAAATTGATCTCGTGTTCCAGCCATTCCAAGAGGATCTTGAGCTCCAGATCCCAGAAAAGGAAGAATGCAG GTGGTCCGGGAAATTTGAGAGCTCACCGTATCCAGCTATGCAAACGACGAACAGGACAAGTTGA